The Staphylococcus sp. KG4-3 genome has a window encoding:
- a CDS encoding DUF2871 domain-containing protein, which produces MRRVLYAFLVYTILGLLSGFYYRELTLAHNFTGDTQLVVVHTHTLILGMFMHLILLPVVKVFKLDSYYLFNWFFIIYNVGVLTTIGMMFTKGTYQVIGLTVPDSFAGFAGMGHTILTAGFILLFFVLRNAIIKDPRD; this is translated from the coding sequence ATGCGTAGAGTACTGTATGCTTTTTTAGTTTATACAATATTAGGTTTATTAAGTGGATTCTATTATCGTGAATTGACACTCGCTCATAACTTTACTGGAGATACACAACTTGTAGTTGTACATACACACACGTTAATCTTAGGTATGTTTATGCACCTTATTTTATTGCCTGTTGTGAAAGTATTTAAGTTAGATAGTTATTATTTATTTAACTGGTTCTTTATTATTTATAACGTTGGTGTGTTGACTACGATAGGTATGATGTTTACGAAGGGAACTTATCAAGTTATTGGGCTTACTGTTCCAGATTCGTTTGCTGGCTTTGCGGGTATGGGTCATACTATTTTAACTGCAGGTTTTATACTGCTATTTTTCGTATTAAGAAATGCAATTATTAAGGATCCTAGAGATTAG
- the rpiB gene encoding ribose 5-phosphate isomerase B codes for MKIAIGADHNGYDLKEAVKEHVEALGHEVEDFGCHQCAETDYPDVAAEVGKSIQQGKNARGILICGTGIGVAITANKLTGIRAALAHDYYSAERAQLSNNAQILTMGAQIIGIEVAKKNVEAYLNVSWKGGSQRKVDKIDEVERNESN; via the coding sequence ATGAAAATAGCAATTGGTGCAGACCATAACGGATACGATTTAAAAGAAGCGGTAAAAGAACATGTTGAAGCATTAGGGCATGAAGTTGAAGATTTTGGTTGTCATCAATGTGCAGAAACAGACTATCCAGATGTGGCAGCTGAAGTTGGTAAAAGCATACAACAAGGGAAAAATGCTCGTGGTATATTAATATGTGGTACAGGTATTGGTGTAGCTATAACAGCTAATAAATTAACAGGAATACGTGCTGCGTTAGCGCATGATTATTATTCTGCAGAGCGTGCTCAACTTAGTAATAATGCACAAATTTTAACAATGGGCGCGCAAATTATTGGTATAGAAGTCGCTAAGAAAAACGTAGAAGCTTATCTCAATGTAAGTTGGAAAGGTGGTTCTCAACGCAAAGTTGATAAAATTGATGAAGTTGAGAGAAACGAGTCGAACTAA